The following proteins come from a genomic window of Nitrospinaceae bacterium:
- a CDS encoding acyl-CoA/acyl-ACP dehydrogenase: MVDFKLTEQQLMLRDLARRFVQEEVIPVRAELDRKADPREGFSWELLRKADAVGLRTLALKEEDGGIDSDIITRCVVGEELATGDLGFAVCLDQIWKISGAIVKLCNEEQQKRFIPLFRDDPECVLSIGITEPSGGSNYMPPMERKETIQTRAELKGDEWVINGSKCFVSNAGLSKIYLVFALTDPDKPFYERFSAFLVTSDAPGFSIGKTEDKMGQRLVWNSTFNFDDCRIPKENLVGRRGGGMPDVLKFLAEEGSNIQAGATVLGTARAAYEAAVAHANERFIGGKIMIHHQLTHHKLASMKMRLDAARSYLYRAAYNIDSPEEESDYSMAPMAKVFAATTAFDVAKEALELFGAYGYMKDMPMEKYLRDAASFLHSDGVNDVLLLRAARLLYDLPAEMYQ; the protein is encoded by the coding sequence ATGGTTGATTTCAAACTCACCGAGCAGCAGTTAATGCTTCGCGACCTTGCGCGGAGGTTTGTCCAGGAAGAAGTGATCCCCGTTCGCGCCGAATTGGACCGCAAGGCCGATCCGCGCGAGGGTTTTTCCTGGGAGCTTCTTCGCAAGGCCGATGCGGTGGGTTTGCGTACCCTCGCTCTTAAGGAAGAGGACGGCGGCATCGACTCCGATATCATTACGCGCTGCGTAGTGGGCGAGGAGCTGGCGACGGGCGATCTGGGTTTTGCTGTTTGCCTCGATCAAATCTGGAAAATTTCGGGCGCCATCGTGAAGCTCTGCAACGAGGAGCAGCAAAAACGATTCATTCCCCTTTTTCGAGACGACCCTGAATGCGTCCTCTCCATCGGCATTACCGAGCCCTCGGGTGGCTCGAACTATATGCCGCCAATGGAGCGCAAGGAGACGATACAGACGCGGGCCGAGCTCAAGGGCGACGAATGGGTGATAAATGGCTCGAAATGTTTCGTCTCGAACGCAGGCCTCTCTAAAATTTATCTTGTCTTTGCCCTGACCGATCCGGACAAGCCTTTTTACGAGCGATTCAGCGCATTCCTCGTCACCAGCGATGCGCCGGGATTTTCGATTGGTAAGACTGAGGACAAAATGGGCCAGCGCCTCGTATGGAATTCGACGTTCAACTTCGATGACTGCCGCATACCCAAGGAAAATCTGGTTGGTCGGCGTGGCGGCGGCATGCCTGATGTACTCAAATTCCTCGCCGAGGAGGGAAGCAACATCCAGGCGGGCGCAACTGTTTTAGGGACGGCGCGAGCGGCTTATGAGGCGGCGGTGGCGCATGCCAATGAGCGCTTCATTGGTGGCAAGATTATGATTCATCACCAGCTAACCCATCACAAACTGGCGAGCATGAAGATGCGCCTCGATGCGGCCCGTTCCTATCTCTACCGGGCGGCCTACAATATCGACTCGCCCGAGGAGGAGAGTGACTACTCGATGGCGCCGATGGCCAAGGTGTTTGCCGCGACGACTGCTTTCGATGTGGCTAAGGAGGCGCTCGAACTCTTTGGCGCCTACGGGTATATGAAAGATATGCCGATGGAAAAATATTTGCGCGATGCGGCGAGCTTCCTGCACTCGGACGGCGTGAACGACGTGTTGCTCCTCCGGGCGGCGCGGTTGCTCTATGATCTTCCAGCGGAGATGTACCAATAG